One window of Actinomycetota bacterium genomic DNA carries:
- a CDS encoding zinc-binding dehydrogenase, whose translation MQIPSTMRAARLHRSRVEGGDDVRIDEVPVPEPGHGEVLVRIAACGVCASDLHVVQGVTPHGPSLPQTLGHEPAGIIAALGDDVSDWSPGDRVAFLMARPCGTCSYCEVGRHAICPNLSIPGIDADGAQAEYAAVGADYLVPVPPEVPLAHAAILTDAVATPYHALKRGGVGEGVVCAIFGLGGLGMHAVQLAKLSGCTVIGVDVDPVNLERATAWGADEVIDASDGKPAKAIRQLTGGVDRSFEFVGKNETVDQAVKCLKPGGRATVVGLTPEPLHLLPEALFVAQELELVGSFGSTPQDLGELMDLIEAGRLDLTRSITHEFDIEDFPRALEILENRDEHPIRMIITYDGA comes from the coding sequence GTGCAGATCCCCTCGACCATGCGCGCCGCACGTCTGCACCGCTCCCGCGTCGAAGGGGGCGACGACGTCCGCATCGACGAGGTGCCGGTTCCCGAGCCCGGTCACGGTGAGGTCCTGGTGCGCATCGCCGCCTGCGGCGTGTGTGCGAGCGACCTCCACGTCGTGCAGGGTGTGACGCCCCACGGCCCGTCACTGCCCCAGACCCTGGGGCACGAACCGGCTGGCATCATCGCGGCCCTCGGCGACGACGTCTCCGATTGGTCACCCGGAGACCGGGTGGCCTTCCTCATGGCACGCCCCTGCGGCACCTGCAGCTACTGCGAGGTCGGTCGTCACGCCATCTGCCCGAACCTGTCGATCCCCGGCATCGACGCCGACGGTGCGCAGGCCGAGTACGCGGCGGTCGGGGCGGACTACCTCGTCCCCGTCCCCCCGGAGGTACCTCTGGCGCACGCCGCGATCCTCACCGACGCGGTCGCCACGCCATACCACGCGCTGAAGCGTGGCGGTGTGGGTGAGGGGGTCGTGTGCGCCATCTTCGGACTCGGCGGCCTCGGGATGCACGCCGTGCAGCTCGCGAAGCTCTCGGGGTGCACCGTCATCGGCGTGGACGTCGACCCCGTCAACCTCGAGCGGGCCACCGCGTGGGGCGCCGACGAGGTGATCGACGCGTCCGACGGCAAGCCGGCGAAGGCCATCCGCCAGCTGACCGGCGGGGTGGACCGCTCGTTCGAGTTCGTCGGGAAGAACGAGACCGTGGACCAGGCGGTGAAGTGCCTGAAGCCGGGTGGACGCGCCACCGTCGTGGGCCTGACCCCCGAGCCGCTCCACCTGCTGCCGGAGGCGCTGTTCGTGGCGCAGGAGCTCGAACTGGTCGGCTCGTTCGGCTCGACCCCGCAGGACCTCGGCGAGCTGATGGACCTGATCGAGGCCGGACGGCTCGATCTGACCCGCTCCATCACGCACGAGTTCGACATCGAGGACTTCCCGCGGGCGCTCGAGATCCTCGAGAACCGCGACGAGCACCCCATCCGGATGATCATCACTTACGACGGGGCATGA
- a CDS encoding peptidylprolyl isomerase, translating into MSIDQSATYHATIATTCGDITLELFAADAPLAVNNLVFLAENDFYDAVPFHRTIWGFMIQGGDPTGTGTGGPGYSFEDELGTVAKYGFARGNLAMANSGPNTNGSQFFIVHDDASHLTTHTVFGRVTEGIEVVDRIAAMPAGPNGEVEAPVWITDVTITES; encoded by the coding sequence ATGAGCATCGACCAGTCCGCCACGTACCACGCCACCATCGCGACGACCTGTGGCGACATCACGCTCGAGCTGTTCGCCGCCGACGCTCCGCTCGCGGTGAACAACCTCGTGTTCCTGGCCGAGAACGACTTCTACGACGCGGTTCCGTTCCACCGCACCATCTGGGGCTTCATGATCCAGGGGGGTGACCCGACGGGCACGGGCACGGGCGGGCCGGGCTACAGCTTCGAGGACGAGCTAGGTACGGTGGCCAAGTACGGGTTCGCGCGCGGCAACCTCGCGATGGCGAACTCGGGACCCAACACGAACGGATCGCAGTTCTTCATCGTCCACGACGACGCTTCGCACCTGACGACCCACACCGTGTTCGGTCGGGTCACCGAAGGCATCGAGGTCGTCGACCGCATCGCGGCCATGCCCGCCGGCCCGAACGGCGAGGTCGAGGCGCCGGTGTGGATCACCGACGTCACGATCACCGAGAGCTGA
- a CDS encoding methylmalonyl-CoA mutase, with protein MSGIPLEPLYGPHNVDLDLDRIGYPGEYPYTRGVYPSMYRTRPWTIRQFAGFADPAETNRRFHDLVDAGQHGLSVAFDMPTLMGLDSDDPRSLGEVGHCGVAVDTVHDMETVFHDLPLGEITTSMTINAPAVTLFCMYAVAAERQGWKLEELAGTLQTDILKEYIAQKEWLFPPRPHLRLIGDLIEFCTREVPRYHPVSISGYHIREAGSTAVQELAFTLADGFAYVELGQQRGLHPDEFVPRFSFFFDAHIDFFEEIAKFRAGRRIWARWLKERYGATAEKAMLMRFHTQTAGVSLTAQQPDNNIVRTAIEALAGVLGGTQSLHTNALDEVLALPSEHAARVALRTQQIIAEETGVTNVIDPLGGSWFVEALTDEIERQAEDYFRRIEQMSPDGTILDGMLRGIEDGWFMSEIADASFDFQNRVEKGRFNIVGMNKYVETDEPELEILRISHEVEREQKARLTEARAARDAAAAAAALEDLRRAAASDDNLVPVIMDAVRAECTVGEISRALQDVFGEYSEAPRI; from the coding sequence ATGAGTGGCATCCCGCTCGAGCCGCTCTACGGGCCTCACAACGTCGACCTCGACCTCGACCGCATCGGCTACCCCGGCGAGTACCCCTACACGCGTGGGGTGTACCCCTCGATGTACCGGACCCGGCCGTGGACGATCCGCCAGTTCGCGGGCTTCGCCGACCCGGCCGAGACCAACCGGCGGTTCCACGACCTCGTCGACGCGGGGCAGCACGGGCTGTCGGTCGCCTTCGACATGCCGACGCTGATGGGCCTGGACTCCGACGATCCGCGATCGCTGGGCGAGGTGGGGCACTGCGGTGTGGCCGTGGACACGGTCCACGACATGGAGACGGTGTTCCATGACCTGCCGCTGGGCGAGATCACCACCTCGATGACGATCAACGCACCGGCGGTCACGCTGTTCTGCATGTACGCGGTCGCGGCGGAGCGACAGGGTTGGAAGCTCGAGGAGCTCGCCGGGACGCTGCAGACCGACATCCTCAAGGAGTACATCGCGCAGAAGGAGTGGCTGTTCCCGCCCCGACCGCACCTGCGCCTGATCGGTGATCTGATCGAGTTCTGCACCCGGGAGGTGCCCCGTTACCACCCGGTCTCGATAAGCGGCTACCACATCCGCGAGGCCGGCTCCACCGCGGTACAGGAGCTGGCGTTCACGCTCGCGGATGGGTTCGCCTACGTCGAGCTGGGGCAGCAGCGGGGTCTGCACCCCGACGAGTTCGTGCCCAGGTTCAGCTTCTTCTTCGACGCGCACATCGACTTCTTCGAGGAGATCGCCAAGTTCCGAGCGGGACGACGCATCTGGGCCCGTTGGCTCAAGGAGCGCTACGGGGCGACCGCCGAGAAGGCGATGCTCATGCGCTTCCACACCCAGACCGCCGGGGTGTCGCTGACCGCGCAGCAACCCGACAACAACATCGTCCGCACCGCGATCGAGGCGCTGGCCGGCGTCCTGGGGGGCACCCAGTCGCTGCACACGAACGCGTTGGACGAGGTGCTGGCACTGCCATCCGAGCACGCCGCTCGGGTGGCGCTGCGCACGCAGCAGATCATCGCCGAGGAGACCGGCGTCACCAACGTCATAGACCCCCTCGGTGGGTCGTGGTTCGTCGAGGCCCTCACCGACGAGATCGAACGGCAGGCCGAGGACTACTTCCGGCGCATCGAGCAGATGTCCCCCGACGGCACCATCCTCGACGGGATGCTGCGCGGCATCGAGGACGGCTGGTTCATGTCCGAGATCGCTGACGCCTCCTTCGACTTCCAGAACCGGGTCGAGAAGGGCCGGTTCAACATCGTCGGCATGAACAAGTACGTCGAAACGGACGAACCCGAGCTCGAGATCCTGCGTATCAGCCACGAGGTGGAGCGTGAGCAGAAGGCGCGTCTGACCGAAGCCCGGGCTGCCCGCGACGCCGCAGCCGCGGCTGCGGCCCTCGAGGACCTGCGCCGAGCGGCTGCCTCGGACGACAACCTCGTCCCGGTGATCATGGACGCGGTCCGGGCGGAGTGCACCGTCGGCGAGATCTCCCGAGCGCTCCAGGACGTGTTCGGGGAGTACTCCGAGGCTCCGCGGATCTGA
- the meaB gene encoding methylmalonyl Co-A mutase-associated GTPase MeaB translates to MSDVDQLVAGLESRDRRSVARLLTLVEDGTPESLRGIVEALYPRTGRARTIGITGSPGVGKSTLTNAVAAELRSRDRTVGVIAVDPSSPFTGGALLGDRVRMQGHHADAGVFIRSMAARGHLGGLSFATPQAALVLDAAGFDVVIIETVGVGQSEVEVAQTSDTTVVALAPGMGDSIQAAKAGILEVADVFVVNKADHSGAGKLEAELSGMVEMGHETGAVDGWWPPILRTVAVRGEGIPELVDALEQHHVHLESSGVLAERQRHRAAYIVREIALERIRGSFASIGGADDPLIESLATKVAARDLDPYTAADELLAALGPDAP, encoded by the coding sequence CTGAGCGACGTCGATCAGCTCGTCGCCGGGCTCGAGTCACGCGACCGGCGCTCCGTCGCACGCCTGCTGACCCTCGTCGAGGACGGCACGCCCGAGTCGCTGCGCGGCATCGTGGAGGCGTTGTACCCGCGGACCGGACGGGCGCGCACCATCGGCATCACGGGGTCGCCGGGCGTGGGGAAGTCGACGCTCACGAACGCGGTCGCCGCTGAGCTGCGCAGCCGCGACCGCACCGTCGGGGTGATCGCCGTGGATCCGTCCTCGCCGTTCACGGGCGGGGCGTTGCTGGGCGACCGCGTCCGGATGCAGGGCCACCACGCCGACGCCGGGGTCTTCATCCGCTCCATGGCGGCGCGCGGCCACCTCGGGGGCCTGAGCTTCGCCACGCCCCAGGCGGCGCTCGTCCTCGACGCGGCGGGCTTCGACGTCGTGATCATCGAGACCGTCGGGGTGGGCCAGTCGGAGGTGGAGGTGGCGCAGACCTCGGATACCACCGTCGTCGCGCTCGCTCCCGGCATGGGCGACAGCATCCAGGCGGCGAAGGCCGGGATCCTCGAGGTCGCCGACGTGTTCGTGGTGAACAAAGCCGACCACAGCGGGGCGGGCAAGCTCGAAGCAGAGCTGAGCGGCATGGTCGAGATGGGCCACGAGACCGGTGCCGTCGACGGCTGGTGGCCGCCCATCCTGCGCACCGTCGCGGTCCGCGGCGAGGGCATCCCTGAGCTGGTCGACGCGCTCGAGCAGCATCACGTGCACCTCGAGTCGTCCGGCGTGTTGGCGGAGCGGCAGCGTCACCGCGCCGCCTACATCGTGCGCGAGATCGCCCTCGAACGGATCCGCGGCAGCTTCGCGTCCATCGGCGGGGCGGACGATCCGCTGATCGAGTCCCTGGCGACGAAGGTCGCCGCCCGCGACCTCGACCCCTACACGGCCGCGGACGAACTGTTGGCCGCGCTGGGTCCGGACGCGCCGTAG
- a CDS encoding aspartate aminotransferase family protein: protein MDWTEVTRVAYEAAGEYLASLPERRILPPSTPEEVHADLDGPLPEEPQDPADVVAEVARRIAPHVTAMNAGRFFGFVIGGTHPAGLGAEWLVTAWDQNAGLYAPTPGVSVAEEVAGRWLVELMELPPEASVGFVTGGQMANWTCLAAARHHVLAEAGWDVERDGLQDAPHVSVVAGEERHTTIDRSLRYLGLGAGRLLTAAADEQGRVDASALDEVLRGVSGPTIVAAQAGNVNSGAFDPLPAVADAVDAHRERGNPAWLHVDGAFGLWAAVSPTTRHLTAGADRADSWSTDGHKWLNVPYDSGYAFTRHPDAHRGATTTRASYLIQGTGDERDPLDWGPEFSRRARGVATYAVLLALGRSGVADVVESCCRHASRLARDLAATDGIEIRNDVVLNQVLVRFRDPTGQDDDGHTRAVIERIQADGEVFFSGTTWREEALMRISVSDWVTDDDDVERAVAAVVAAHTA from the coding sequence GTGGACTGGACCGAGGTCACGAGGGTCGCCTACGAGGCGGCAGGCGAGTACCTCGCGTCGCTGCCGGAGCGGCGGATCCTGCCCCCGTCGACGCCCGAGGAGGTCCACGCGGATCTCGACGGGCCGCTGCCTGAGGAGCCGCAGGACCCTGCGGACGTGGTGGCCGAGGTGGCGCGCCGCATCGCTCCGCACGTGACGGCCATGAACGCGGGCCGCTTCTTCGGCTTCGTCATCGGGGGCACCCACCCCGCCGGCCTCGGCGCGGAGTGGCTGGTGACGGCGTGGGATCAGAACGCCGGCCTGTACGCGCCCACCCCCGGTGTGTCGGTTGCCGAGGAGGTGGCGGGGCGATGGCTCGTGGAGCTGATGGAGCTGCCGCCGGAGGCCAGCGTCGGCTTCGTCACCGGAGGGCAGATGGCCAACTGGACCTGCCTCGCAGCGGCCCGTCATCACGTGCTCGCGGAGGCGGGTTGGGACGTCGAGCGCGACGGCCTCCAGGACGCCCCGCACGTCTCCGTAGTCGCCGGCGAGGAGCGGCACACCACGATCGATCGCTCCCTGCGCTACCTCGGTCTGGGTGCGGGGCGGTTGCTGACGGCCGCCGCCGATGAACAGGGCAGGGTGGATGCCTCCGCGCTGGACGAGGTGCTGCGGGGAGTGAGCGGCCCCACCATCGTCGCCGCGCAAGCGGGCAACGTGAACAGCGGTGCCTTCGACCCGTTGCCCGCCGTCGCCGACGCTGTCGACGCTCACCGCGAGCGCGGGAACCCCGCCTGGTTGCACGTCGACGGCGCGTTCGGGTTGTGGGCCGCGGTGAGTCCGACCACCCGCCACCTCACGGCGGGTGCCGACCGTGCGGACTCGTGGAGCACCGACGGCCACAAGTGGTTGAACGTGCCCTACGACAGCGGCTACGCGTTCACCCGCCACCCCGACGCGCACCGCGGCGCGACGACGACGAGGGCCAGCTACCTCATCCAGGGAACCGGAGACGAACGTGACCCCCTCGACTGGGGGCCCGAGTTCTCCCGTCGAGCCCGGGGCGTCGCCACGTACGCCGTGCTGTTGGCGCTGGGTCGCTCCGGCGTCGCGGACGTGGTCGAGAGCTGCTGCCGCCACGCCAGCAGGCTCGCGCGCGACCTCGCGGCGACGGACGGCATCGAGATCCGCAACGACGTGGTGCTCAACCAGGTGCTGGTGCGCTTCCGCGATCCCACCGGCCAGGACGACGACGGTCACACGCGGGCGGTGATCGAGCGGATCCAGGCCGACGGCGAGGTCTTCTTCTCGGGGACCACGTGGAGGGAGGAGGCGCTCATGCGCATCTCGGTCTCGGACTGGGTCACCGACGACGACGACGTCGAACGTGCGGTGGCCGCCGTGGTGGCGGCGCACACCGCCTGA
- a CDS encoding acetyl-CoA C-acetyltransferase — protein sequence MTETVVVGYARTPIGKFGGGFSSLNAMDLGGHAIRAALERAGVEGEQVGYVVMGHVLQAGQGQITSRQAAVNGGIPMGVASETVNKVCLSGMTAVARADGLIRLGDFDLVVAGGMESMTTAPYVLDKARFGYRLGDGRLVDVMQYDGLTCAFDMCAMGEATDNYQAERFDISRARQDEWSARSHERAATAWKEGGFDDEVVAVEVPQRKGDPEVIEQDEGIRPGTTADQLGGLRPVFVKEGTITAGNASQISDGGAALVLTSREKADELGLAALATIKSWGTVAGPDPSLHLQPSAAIKRAADKIGADPAGFDLYEINEAFASVAIAATDDLGLDEDKVNVNGGAVALGHPIGCTGARLTVSLINELRRRGGGTGAAALCGGGGQGDALIVEVTG from the coding sequence GTGACCGAGACCGTCGTCGTCGGCTACGCCCGCACCCCGATCGGCAAGTTCGGCGGAGGTTTCTCCAGCCTCAACGCCATGGACCTCGGCGGCCACGCCATCCGCGCCGCACTCGAGCGCGCGGGCGTCGAGGGTGAACAGGTGGGCTACGTGGTGATGGGGCACGTTCTCCAGGCCGGTCAGGGACAGATCACCTCCCGTCAGGCCGCGGTCAACGGCGGCATCCCCATGGGGGTCGCGTCGGAGACGGTGAACAAGGTCTGCCTGTCCGGCATGACGGCGGTCGCTCGCGCCGACGGGCTCATCCGCCTCGGCGACTTCGACCTCGTCGTGGCCGGAGGGATGGAGTCGATGACGACCGCCCCCTACGTGCTCGACAAGGCGCGCTTCGGCTACCGCCTCGGCGACGGGAGGCTCGTCGACGTCATGCAGTACGACGGGCTGACGTGCGCCTTCGACATGTGCGCCATGGGCGAGGCCACCGACAACTACCAGGCCGAGCGCTTCGACATCAGCCGCGCCCGCCAGGACGAGTGGTCAGCCCGTTCCCACGAGCGTGCCGCCACGGCGTGGAAGGAAGGTGGGTTCGACGACGAGGTCGTCGCCGTCGAGGTGCCCCAGCGCAAGGGCGACCCCGAGGTCATCGAGCAGGACGAGGGCATACGCCCCGGCACCACCGCCGATCAGCTCGGTGGTCTGCGCCCCGTCTTCGTCAAGGAAGGCACGATCACCGCCGGGAACGCGTCACAGATCAGCGACGGCGGTGCTGCGCTCGTCCTGACGAGTCGCGAGAAGGCCGACGAGCTCGGGCTCGCGGCGCTCGCGACGATCAAGAGCTGGGGCACGGTGGCGGGCCCGGACCCGTCGCTGCACCTGCAGCCGTCGGCCGCCATCAAGCGAGCGGCCGACAAGATCGGGGCGGATCCCGCTGGGTTCGACCTATACGAGATCAACGAGGCGTTCGCGTCCGTGGCCATCGCGGCGACCGACGACCTCGGTCTCGACGAGGACAAGGTCAACGTCAACGGCGGGGCGGTGGCGCTCGGCCACCCGATCGGCTGCACCGGTGCCCGCCTCACGGTCTCGCTGATCAACGAGCTGCGCCGTCGAGGTGGCGGTACGGGTGCCGCGGCGCTGTGCGGCGGCGGCGGTCAGGGCGACGCGCTCATCGTGGAGGTCACGGGCTGA
- a CDS encoding DUF2269 domain-containing protein, whose product MSGYELWKFLHIVGAIVWLGAGVTLYLQFAYLGMQRDSAGLLKMTRMASWMGPRLFAPAAIATLVFGIIMVLTEDGLAFSDPFITIGFAGIIASLIIGNGLTESRAKRYLEIAEEEGPDAPALAAIGQQIGTYSLVDLIVLFFVVWAMVAQPRWWG is encoded by the coding sequence TTGAGCGGCTACGAGCTGTGGAAGTTCCTCCACATCGTCGGGGCGATCGTCTGGCTCGGCGCTGGCGTGACGCTCTACCTGCAGTTCGCCTACCTCGGGATGCAGCGTGATAGCGCCGGGCTGTTGAAGATGACGCGGATGGCGAGCTGGATGGGGCCGCGCCTGTTCGCGCCGGCGGCGATCGCCACGCTCGTGTTCGGCATCATCATGGTCCTCACCGAGGACGGTCTAGCGTTCAGCGATCCGTTCATCACCATCGGCTTCGCGGGGATCATCGCTTCGCTGATCATCGGCAACGGCCTCACCGAGTCGAGGGCCAAGCGCTACCTCGAGATAGCCGAGGAGGAAGGCCCCGACGCGCCCGCGCTCGCCGCCATCGGCCAGCAGATCGGGACCTACAGCCTCGTCGACCTGATCGTGCTCTTCTTCGTCGTGTGGGCGATGGTCGCCCAACCGAGGTGGTGGGGCTGA
- a CDS encoding DUF1232 domain-containing protein: MRDPRVPWHGKAVAAGAAAYALSPIDVVPDFLPVVGSLDDVYLVMRALRYLVHTAGYDVVRDAWPGTDDGFLALMVLSGMKD; encoded by the coding sequence ATGCGCGACCCTCGTGTGCCGTGGCACGGCAAGGCGGTGGCTGCGGGCGCCGCGGCCTACGCCCTCAGTCCCATCGACGTCGTGCCCGACTTCCTGCCGGTCGTGGGCAGCCTCGACGACGTCTACCTCGTCATGCGGGCTCTCCGCTACCTCGTCCACACGGCCGGCTACGACGTCGTGCGCGATGCGTGGCCGGGGACCGATGACGGGTTCCTGGCGCTCATGGTCCTGTCCGGCATGAAGGACTGA
- a CDS encoding peptidylprolyl isomerase has translation MQIDPEKSYRATISTSEGDIELDLFASESPATVNNFTFLAREGFYDGVIFHRVIAGFMIQGGDPTGTGTGGPGYRFADELDAARDRGYSRGTVAMANAGPNTNGSQFFIMHRDGGLPPNYSVFGEVTSGMDAVDAIATTDTDGRDRPVEDKVIRSVAIHES, from the coding sequence ATGCAGATCGATCCCGAGAAGTCCTACCGCGCCACGATCTCGACCTCCGAAGGGGACATCGAGCTCGACCTGTTCGCGTCGGAGAGCCCCGCCACCGTCAACAACTTCACGTTCCTGGCGCGCGAGGGGTTCTACGACGGCGTCATCTTCCACCGCGTCATCGCAGGCTTCATGATCCAGGGCGGCGACCCGACGGGCACGGGCACGGGGGGGCCGGGCTACCGGTTCGCCGACGAGCTCGATGCCGCTCGGGACCGCGGCTACTCCCGGGGCACGGTGGCGATGGCCAACGCGGGCCCGAACACCAACGGGTCACAGTTCTTCATCATGCACCGTGACGGAGGCCTGCCCCCGAACTACTCGGTGTTCGGCGAGGTGACGTCGGGGATGGACGCGGTCGATGCCATCGCCACGACCGACACCGACGGCCGTGATCGGCCGGTCGAGGACAAGGTGATCCGATCGGTGGCCATCCACGAGTCGTGA
- the mce gene encoding methylmalonyl-CoA epimerase produces the protein MDVTRIDQIAIAVDDLDEALEFYRRAFGLVPEYREVVESDGVEEAMLKVGDTYIQLLQATREDSPIARFIARSGPGLHHLGFGVRSVAGALEHLREEGVRLIDEDPRPGGGGHTVAFVHPKGTGGVLVELVEDEA, from the coding sequence GTGGACGTCACCCGTATCGACCAGATCGCGATCGCGGTCGACGATCTCGACGAAGCTCTCGAGTTCTACCGACGCGCGTTCGGCCTCGTGCCCGAGTATCGCGAGGTCGTCGAGTCCGACGGCGTCGAGGAGGCGATGCTCAAGGTCGGCGACACCTACATCCAGCTGCTCCAGGCGACACGGGAGGACAGTCCGATCGCTCGCTTCATCGCCCGTTCCGGACCGGGGCTGCACCACCTCGGGTTCGGCGTGCGTTCCGTGGCCGGGGCGCTGGAGCACCTGCGTGAGGAGGGCGTCCGGCTGATCGACGAGGATCCTCGCCCCGGGGGTGGCGGGCACACCGTCGCGTTCGTGCACCCGAAGGGCACCGGTGGTGTCCTGGTCGAGCTCGTCGAGGACGAGGCCTGA